Genomic DNA from Telopea speciosissima isolate NSW1024214 ecotype Mountain lineage chromosome 2, Tspe_v1, whole genome shotgun sequence:
atcaacattgtAACACtttttcaggtaaaattttacgccgaaacaaacGGAGGGAAGTGAAATAAAATGACTTTTTATCTAAGATTTATACCGGTTTTAAAAACTAAACAATGTACATGTCAGTAAACTGATTTAGGTAATAATCTACTATTAACAAATCCCAATATATAAGGGCTTTTGACTTTTGAGTATTATATATCCTACATAAcctagataaaaaaaaaaataaaaaaaaaaataaggacttTGGACTTTTGAGTATTATATATGCtaccaaaaggaaaaacaaaagccGGCATTAGGATATCTCTATACTTGGCCACTTCCTTTCTAAAATAAACAatacatttattttttgattaatatttatgaataatacaTCTGGCTGCTTGAAAAGTGGAGTATGTTTTCTATACTCTTTGGTATCTTACATATCTATATGATTGAGTACTTAGGTTTCcaaaataatatagaaaaagaagtaCTTCAAATTATTGCTATTTGATTCGGGCCTATTCTATTTTGATCTTTTTGTTCAAATAGCAATTGAAGTGAAATATGATCAGATCTCCTTATGAATGCAGATGCTCCATAGTTGATTTTCATCTTTCAAAGACTTTTTAAATCATTCATCATTCTCTGAATATTATACCTCTATTTTCAACCTGATCCGTAAAAGACCTTGAATTTTATTTAGACCGATATTTATGTACAAAGAATCATATGTGATTCAAAATAGATCTAGGATTAGACTCTATGACCAATCAAATCTATTTTATAATTCTTTTTATTTAGAGTAAAATAGAAAGTGTAGTGGAATAAAACCTTTATCGATCGGTAAAGTGAAGTACACGTATGCCATATAAAAGtaggaaaaggttctctgagcaagcggcatagaggaGTGAGTGCACCAATGTGGTGCAACAAAATAGTTTAGTACATAGGAGGACAACAAGATCATTTtatatgaagaggagagatagAGACAAAGATGGTGTTGTTTCAAAAAaaccttttctgtttttttttttgggtaagtcaaaaaaaaatttcccataaaaagaaaacaaaaatttctcAATAGGGTGGAATCGGAATCTAGATCAGTTCTAGCCGATCTATAATTGGAATTGGCCTGGATCGGCCCCCAAAATCAGTATATTCCAAATATCTAGGTTTTTTCCATATAGAATGGATCCGAGCTGGATCGGAGGACATCGGATCGGCCAATCCAACCTCAGGGGATAATCACATTATATCCCAACATGATGAATTAGTTCTTGTTGTAAAACTTGTTGATTTTACAATTTTTGCTTCACTTTTGGCTAATCATCCATTTAATCCAATTCTAACCAGTTGAACTATAAGAGCGAGGATTTAAGTTTAGTTAtataatttttggttttctaggcTTCCACTAATCATCTTGGAAAGAAGCTCTAATATAATATAGGGGTGctattctctgtgctgcagcgcagcctgcacccagacacatgggggtgggcgcaacaaccaccctaccccctgcacaggctgccctgccacacagagaacattctccctataatATCATAGAGCCACCAAACAGTAACACCCTCACTTGTATTAACACTATTTTAAACACTGCTTTCATTTTTCACAGCTTCAATCAACGAGTGTAGTAGCAACCTCAACCTTCTAATGAAAATACTCCATTTCGGATTTCAGCCAAACTATGGATTACATTTTTGGGAAACTGGAAAGCATTGCCGATATGGTTGGTCTCATACTGTCGGAGGAAGAGTATGGTGTCAACAACGTCCAAACAGGGAGAGATCCAATTCTGTGTTTACAAAAATCCATGGGCCCCAATCTGTCTTACAATGACTCTTATCACTACGCTCTCagcttcttcctttctgccaccGACAATGAGTTCTTGGTCCAGACTGCAAGAGCTCCTTTGTTATTCAACCCAATGCCTGGAAGTATTGTCGTTACCATCAGAAAACAGTTCAAGGTAAAATCAAATCATTCTTTACATCTACCTTCTCTCACATTACTCATTTCTAATCTCATGGAATTAAATctcggtattggtattggtatcgtGATACCGATAGACTGATACCAATACATATTGGTCGTATTAGGCTGTATCGGATGGTTTTGCcctcatttatatttttttttaaaaaaaaatcgattttttgggCAAATTTACCCTTCTTAAGAGCCGATACGACCGATTTGATACCGTATTTTGAAtcatggataaaaaaaaaaggttttttttttaaaaaccaaaaagtgATTGTTTGATCTGGAATGGGTGTGGGGGAAAAATCTTCTCCAATGGTGCAATGAGGTGCAGTTCAGGGTGAAGAGGTCGATGCCTGGCAGACATGACATCCAATGGTGTTGAGCTGGAGAAAAATACAAAACTGggtcaatgagctcggaccgttggatgttgcGCCTACCAAATGTCAAtctctccaccccgaactgcaccattggagaattggagaggattttaatccatagACCAGCCAATCCATATCGGTATCGATATCAAGAATGACCAATACGGAATCTGCTACCGTGATTTAAATCATGGTTCATCTGGTTTATTTATAGTAGCTACTGTAGAGCTGGGCTTGAGCCAATAGTGACAATGTTTTCTCACAAGAAGTTTGACCCAATCAACATTGATTAATACCTAAATGTTTTCTCACAAGAAGTTTGACCCAATCAACATTGATTAATACCtagataaaaggaaaaaagttcttTGTGAGGACAAAGGGGGCCACACCCAGACACAGTGGGGGAGAAATGACTGCCCCGCCTTCAAGATGCCAACGCAAGTtctctcattggctgccgcaCAGGCGTGGCCCTGCGCTCCCCCACAGAAAATGCTCCTAGGCATATGTTGGAGTTGGGAAGCCCAGCCCTGGCCCATTAAGCCCCTAGGCAGAGCTGGGTTAGAAATTACAATCCCTAGCAGGATCTAAACCCATTACAAGTCCATGTTTCAGTTGAGTGGCTTGAGCTAAGGGactagaaaggaaagaaaatacatCTATCCCCAgttagttttgttttttgttttgtttgtttttttttttttttttgggtttctgaaTATAACAAAGAGGTTTTCTGTTTGTGGTGGGATTAGGAATGGAGAAATGGTGAGTTCAAAGGTGTTTCTGAGGAGCCAAATTTGGTGCTAAACTCTGATGGAAGCCCTTCTTTCTTCGTTGAGTTCATGTGTACTCCTTCAACATTAACTTATAACAACCCTCATCAAATGAGGAAAATCTCTTTGCTTGATCAAATCTGGATAGTCCTCATCATTTGTTTCCTATACAATTTCTTCACCTACATCTCCTCTAGATTTAGAGGAAATTAAGATCTACAGGTTGGAGTTGTATTCTTTTCCAAGGTTGAATAATCTACTTGTGTGATGATGTGAGGTCTTTTGATGTTATTGTATGGAGATGCCTATCTGGTGTAAAGTTTTTCTTTACCCAGTGATGCTGTTAAAGAGTGCATTGGCTTAATAAATTagcacaccaaaaaaaaaaaaaaaaaaggattgtaCATGACACTTGATTTTGAATGTTTTTTGTACTGTTGTAATTACAAGTGAAAATTGGCTAAACAAACAAATAATACcgaagaagcaaaaaaaaatgtaattcaTGTTGGGCCATGGGACTCTTGTTCAAGGAGGTTACATATGTTCTGTAGTTGTAGGTTTTAATTGTCAAAGATTAATCTTGGTTTGTGTTCTTTGGGTTTCAATGGTGTATTCTCTTCGAGTTTGTGTGTGAGCCTACGGTGCAAGAGAATGGAATGTCAGTTAGGGAATAGTAGTCAGACGCAGTACTCGAGAGAAAACGTTTGGAATTCGACCTCCCTTGTCTGGGAAGTTTTCTCGATTCTCTTATCATAGAAAAAACcaattctgaaaattttcaaCGAGAAAACGAAGACTTTCTTTACCACATGTATAGACTGAAGGTTTTTATTCCTGCACTGCCGGCCTTACGCTTTCTTGAGCGACAGTTCTGTCTTTTAGTGGAGTTGTTCTCTTAGCTAAAATCATCGTGCGCTGCGCTATTCTTTCGTCAGCTTCTTGTTCCGGTGGTTGCTCGTTGCCATCCCTGCCCCACAAAGTGCCCAGAGCGGGAACGAAAGTAGAGCCTTCAGTTGTAGAACCCATTCCCGAGCTACCAGTTGGAGATCCGGGGTTGGTCTCTAGATCCTATGCTAGTAGATTGGGGCGAACCCACACCAGTGGTCTATATACCAGTGAAAGCAAGGGCATTGGAAGCGGAAAAAGAGCCAGCATACCTAAAGAGATGGCCGACAGGAAGCAAAGGTGAATTTCAAAATTGTTTTAGTTTGCAACCCGCAGTCGCAAACCAATTTCTTAGTCATTGGTTGGAGCGCACCTTTGGTACTTAGTAGGGCTGATAGTGACTTCAACTTACTTATAGGGGGGTAGGGCGACGAAAGGCTACTTCAATAATGAAAACAGTCGAAAACTCGAGAGGGTCGCCTTTGGAAGGGTTCGCTGCATATTTTTTGGCTGGAACACAATTGACTTTTTGGTTATTGCATTTCATCTCAAGCTGATCGATCTCCTCCAATTCGATGGAATGTCCCGATTTTTCCGTAAATAGAATTGGAGGGACGAATCGTCACCTCGCCTATCATACTCACTTAAGAATGAACCACTGAACGGCCCCTAGGCTtggaggataaaaatcctctccaattctttaatttgACAATTCTTGGCAATACCATCTTTTCTGCACGACACGTGGCTTAAACAGATCGTCTGGTCAAGAATGATTTGCACCATTTCATGAAATTCTACCCGTTTGACTTACTGTTTCCATCCTAACCCGACTGTTCCCTCTCTCTCGGTTCATCTCTTTCCCACCATTGTGGAGCTTCAGAGGTTTGAAACCTTGCGATCTGCTAGAAGAGAAAACCCTCGAGGGTTTGGGGATTCAGACCTGCGATCAACACTTGGGAGTTGAATCATGGCTGATTCATCTCTAAAATttgaaccctttttttttgcaAAGCTTAATCTCTCTCTGTGAGAAAAATTGGAGGAAATTTCATTTATATACCCAACACGAACAtcaagaagaaagggagatgAAAGATTGCCCCAATGTCAGAACCATCGAGACAGGTTTTCCTTGCTATCTGTTTCCCTACGGTTCCCACTGCTTCTTCATTGTCTGTGAGAAATTGTTCTGTTTTTCTCTTTCCATCGTTGGTGGAGTCAATTTTTGAAtcctttctatcaaaaaaaatctTCGAATGAGgattcccctttctttttgcCGACAAAACCCATATCTACATCTTTTTCCGCTGTCATCCTTTTTCGAACTATAGTGGTTTCTTTGTTCCTGCCCTCTATTATTTCAAACCCAATTGCTATCTTCTTTCTGTAACTTTCAAGAACAACTTCTCTTGTTTTCTATCTCTTTATATTGCTCTGCAGATGCTTGTCAAGAGACATGTACTTGTCTGAGAAACCTCGTCTAATTGATTTCTAcaaggagggaagagagaagaaaatggaaatttgAGACAGCACGGCAGGAAGATAGAAGATCGCAGGTCTGAATCCCCAAAACCCTCTAGGGTTTTTTCCCTTCTAGCAGATAGCAGGTCTGGTTTCAGACCTATGAAGCTCGACAATGGTGAGACAGAGatgaaccgagagagagagagggaaagtaGCGATTTGGCTCTTATTTTGTGGATTTCGTTTTACATTTCAATCGGGTTAGGATGGATCCGGTAAATAAAACCAATAAGAGTTTCATGAAATGATGCAAACCATTCTTGGCCATACGATCTGTTTAAACCACGTGTTGCACAAAGAAGGTGGTATTGCCAGAAATTACCAGATtaaagaattgaagaggatttttgTTTAGACATTCGATCTTTGTCTCGCGAGTTTGGACGGGAAAAAAtcgcttttttctttttttttgataggtaccAACCGTTTTTCAGCTGGAAAGGCAAAGTCCACTGGTTTGACCGTTTCAGTGAGGAAAATAATCCAGCCATAAGATGGTGGTAGAGTCCTCCATGGGTGTCCCGCGTACCAATGACCAAGACACATCACTATTTTCATAAAACAATATCCTGAATTTTGAAGAGGttgttttccaattttttgaatcACACATTATTAAACATTTCCCCCCTTATtcaccaaacaaaaaacaaataagaacaTTTACCCCTTTCCAGTTAATTTACAAGAAGCTTTACCCTTtcatttagggatgtaaatggataaccaaaatccgaatccaaatctgcatccatatccatttagggacATTCGTATTTGTTAGAGATATCTgaaaaataatccgaatacttcgATTAAAATCCGGTcgaaaaaaaattcgaatacttaataataaaaaattaaataaataatgattttgagggtttttttaagattcaacagaTTCTAGCATATGACGAAAAGAGactcatgatctaagagatatggattaacagtgaattgtatccgttagggggaggaaggtctgggttacacaagaTAGAGaagtaaacggatggtcgaaaatccaaatccgatccgAATCAGTTTAGAGGTATTCGTATTCGGCCAGGAAATATCTGGCTCCGATCACGTCTGATCGGTATCCGATCTGAATCAAATTCTTTTACATCCCTACGTGTAACACACTTCCCCAAGAACTGTTCAGGTACTTTGGCTCTTGCTCAAAATGACATTAAGAGGAGTTTAGCCTATTTCACACTATTTCAGGTTTAGGTATGGGATTTTATCAAGTTGCATAATTTCtttcaaaggaaaaagaatgttaattGATCGGATGGttcctgcacctagacataggAAGTCAGGAACACATGAAAAGACCGTTCAACttccaatgaaataaaaaattccttctaaaccaatgcctttgtgtgTATTCTCATTGACCCCCACGCTGATCATTGTATTATGTAGTTGGATCAATCTCTTATCATAAAAATGGCTGCATGCACGGTTTAGTGATACAAAAAGAAAGCTCTTCGATTTTGTTAATCCTACCTACAAGAAATCATATCCTACCAAGCCGATCAAAGGCTGATACAGACCAATCTGTAATGGTATCGACCAAGATCAATACCATGTCCGATACCGATTACTATATCCCTTGCCTCGATTGTTGGATTTTCAAATCTTAGGTCCGATTCTAGGTTTTTTGAGACCACATATCGCCAATTCCAGTCCGATCCGAGTTGGATTCATAGAAACCAATTATACccgaattccaagtttaaaatccttaCCAAACCCCGCCCCCCAACTCAACCCTACCCACCTGACCTGAGCTAACCTAACACAACACAAAAACCTAAGAAATAATTCCGAAGTTTTGTTGGTCCAGAGGTGGCTTGGTGAAAATAGGTGTCACATTGACATAAAGAAGAcatatatcattttttttttaaacagcATCAGGGTAGTTTTCCTGAACAGCCcgtttagaaaatccctaaaaaTCAGAtaagacccaaattttgtgaaCAGTTAGGTCACACATATCAAGTTTCACTTCAGTTTGTCGAATGACAAGATAGAAATTTGAAAAATCCAAGACTCAGAAAGTGCCCTTATATTGGTATATATTTGAAATTTAACACATAACTAATCCAGATCATGTCCTCTCTGTCTAATGGTCAAATTTAACCACATCATCTCTCCCCGCGTCACAATGAAGGTAGGCCATTTATAGTGCAAAATAATCTTCCCCATGGTAGATGAATAAAGAGCAAGAGATTCACCACTTCTGCAATTTTACTCAACCCTTGGTGTAAACCAATAAACTTGCATCATTTCATACATGGGAGCATGCAGATTTGATGCTCCCATTTGTTGTTATAACCATATCATTTCCTCATAATCAAGTCCCAGAGACCCAGGTCTCCATTGATCGCAGTCTCTATTACCTTGgaatcagggttttaaaaaccaTTAATTGGGGATGGAATCGGTCCTAAGAACCCCAGAATCGGCTAATCGATCTGAAACTTGTCGATTCTAAAGAATCTTGGCATAAATTGGCCAGAATCGGGATCGGTCCCAGCCAATTCCAATCTGAATGGGCTGATTCACCAATCCAATTGCCAAATTCTTGAAACCATGCTTGGAACATTAACTCCGGCACCAACAGATGCATGCCAAACATAACAAAGAAATCATATAATCGGTTTATTCAAAAAAAGAACCCTCAATTTTGTGTGGTCTCAGCATGTTGTTGccaactctttttcttttcttttttttgggttgggggggggggggtggcggCCAATCAAAACCATGACAGGAAAAGCCATGGGTTGCAAGATATCTTTTAAAACAATCAATTGGTAAAGAGAAAACAATAGAACTTCGAGAACATGAAGAATAGTAATTCACTCAGACTTCCTCAGTACCATCCCACAAGGCCTTCAAATGAAAATACAAGCAACGAAATCCAAGATGCATTATTCACATAAACTGTCTTTCTACAGTTCTCATCAGAAACATACCGTCCCATTGCAAAATGTTGTGCTGGGATTCTGCAATCTGGTGCATCTTTAATCATTGCTCTTGAGATTTCTCAAAAAAAGTCTTCTTGATCCAATCAAATGGCTACAAAAACGTCCCCAAAAGATGAATAAGAAATAATACAGGAATATCAAAGGAAAAAGGGCATAGAATCACAAAAAAGTAGTCTTAAAATTTACCTATAATGTTTACCAACTATATCAATCTAAGGAAGAATGTGCCAACACATAACGCATAAGGCATAACAACCtctattcaaatttgaaatagtCACTCATCAAAcacatgctctctctctctcactcacatacacacacacaatcAAAACCCAACAATGCCTAGACCAGCCCAAGTGATCCGTTAGCAACTTAGTCAGTTGCCTGAAAGATGCCCAAACATTGCTGTGATACCTTAACAGCAATGAATACTGTAACAAACATAAACAATGCTATAACAATAACTAAACAAGTGAAAGAGCATATAAACTCAAGTAAATTTGTCACGTTAAAATGAAAAACAGCATGCTACTATAAACATGTGATAGTTATATCTCACAAACATAGAAATCAGTAGAAGGTTATTAACATACATTTTATTGACCGTACCTGCAAGCGAAAGTGTTTGCCTCGGCACATGCCCAGTCAGACCTGTAAGACTATTTTTCCCAAGTCCCCTCAAACCACTTcgtgatgtagatcgaaatatgaagaaaaaaagaccaaaacactgttcacgtaaacagtgtcacaacccatatttgccttgtgtggggatgctttttagaagatcttgcgggcacatcaagtg
This window encodes:
- the LOC122652434 gene encoding uncharacterized protein LOC122652434 isoform X1 is translated as MDYIFGKLESIADMVGLILSEEEYGVNNVQTGRDPILCLQKSMGPNLSYNDSYHYALSFFLSATDNEFLVQTARAPLLFNPMPGSIVVTIRKQFKEWRNGEFKGVSEEPNLVLNSDGSPSFFVEFMCTPSTLTYNNPHQMRKISLLDQIWIVLIICFLYNFFTYISSRFRGN